The Halorhodospira halophila SL1 genomic sequence GGCTCGGTGGCCTTCACCCGGGACATCTTCGGTGTGGCCGAGCTCAACTACCTAACCGACGACGTCGATATTACGGATCTGCGCGCCGGGGCGGGCTACCGTCTGGGCGTGGCGCCGGAACTCGATTTCTACGGCGTGGCGTCCCTCGTTTATCAAGATTTTGACAACGACTTTGACGACACCGGTCTTGGCATCACCCTGGGCACGCGCTATGCCGTCATGGCCGATTTCGAGATTGCCGGCGAGATCCGTCACACCAACATGGACGACTTCGACAGCACGACCGATCTCGCCGCCCAGTTCCTCTACGGAGTGGCGCCCAACGTGGAGCTCCTCGGGGAGCTGCAGCTGCTCGACGACGGCGACGACATGTTCGAGGACACGGGCCTCGCCCTCGGCGCCCGCTACAACTTCTAAACGGTTCCACACATAACGACCGTCATGCACGAGCCGGCCGCCCTTTAGGGGC encodes the following:
- a CDS encoding outer membrane beta-barrel protein, with protein sequence MRNKLTVALAGGALATGAFVGQASAQMPADTGNFNYNYAEGALVLQDRDSQDLVGPRAKGSVAFTRDIFGVAELNYLTDDVDITDLRAGAGYRLGVAPELDFYGVASLVYQDFDNDFDDTGLGITLGTRYAVMADFEIAGEIRHTNMDDFDSTTDLAAQFLYGVAPNVELLGELQLLDDGDDMFEDTGLALGARYNF